The genomic segment GCGCCGCGGCGAAGACACCATCTCAGTCACCGGCAACGTGCTGCGCGACTACCTCACCGACCTGTTCCCGATCCTCGAGGTCGGCACGAGCGCCAAGATGCTCTCGATCGTTCCGCTGCTCGCCGGCGGCGGCCTGTTCGAGACCGGCGCGGGCGGCTCCGCTCCCAAGCACGTCCAGCAGCTGCTCGCCGAGAACTACCTCCGGTGGGACTCGCTCGGCGAGTTCTTCGCGCTCGCCGCGTCGCTGGAGCACCTGGCCGACTTCACCGGCAACGTCAAGGCGCAGGTACTGGCCGACACGCTGGATGCCGCGACCGGCACGTTCCTCGAGAACGACAAGTCGCCCGGACGCGCGCTCGGCACGATCGACAACCGCGGCAGCCACTTCTACCTGGCGCTGTACTGGGCGCAGGAGCTCGCGAAGCAGCAGGCCGACCCGGAGCTCGCGGCCGCGTTCGCACCGGTCGCCGAGGCGCTGGCCGGCGATGAGCAGACGATCGTCGAGGAGCTGATCGCCGTGCAGGGCTCGCCGGCCGAGATCGGCGGCTACTACCGTCCCGACGCCGAGCTCGTGGCGGCCGTCATGCGTCCGTCCGCGACCTTCAACGCCGTGATCGACGGCCTGCTGGACGACCGGGGCTGAGCGCCGTCGAAGGAGAGCGGATGCCCCGGGCCCGGGGCATCCGCTCTCTCGTTCGTCACACCTGCGATCAGGAGTGGACCCACACCTCCGTGCCGCGCGCCGTCCAGTCGTAGACGAACTTCGCGTCGGCGTCCCACATGTTGACGCAGCCGTGGCTCTGCTGGAATCCCAGCGCGGAGCGGAACGAGGAGGCGCCGTGGAAGGCGATGTCGGGCGCGAACCAGGTGATCCACGGCACGTCCTCGGTGCAGTAGCTGTTCTGCGCGGCGGGGTTGTAGCAGAGGGCGCCCATGTCCTGGATGCGCGTGTAGGCGTTCACGGTGAAGCGCCCGGTCGGGGTGGGGGTGGCATCGCGCCCCGACGAGATCGTGTACGAGCGGATCAGGTTGCCGTTCTCGAACAGGTGCGCCGTCTGCGACGACAGATCCACCTCGACCGTGCGGGCGAGCGTCGTGACGACGGGCGCGATCTCGGTCACCGGCGTCTGGAACACCGCGTTCCCCGCGGCCAGCTGCGCGGCGGCCTCGGAGGCCATCCCGGACGTGTCGCCGACCTCGCGCCCCGACATCCCGGGCGCCTCTTCGCGCAGCACCTTCCCGGCCGAGTTCGTGATGACGGCACCGTTCACCGCGGCCCGGTTGATGGCGGCGGGCAGTCCGTCCACCATGGTCTGGATCGCCGCGGCGTCGGCGGTGATCTCGAAGGCGCCGTTGTCGGCGTCGGGCGCGATGCTCAGCCATCCGGCGAGCGTGGCGCGGTCGATGGGAACCGTGCGCTCCTCGCCGACGTAGAAGCCGGCGGTGTCGAGCATGCCGTTGAGCTGGGCCGCCGTGGCCTGTGCCGTCTCGGTCGAGATGTCGGCCGGGATCTCGGTGGCGACGGGCGCGAGGTCCACGCTCTTCGCGCCGGACAGCAGGGCGTCCTGCAGCGCCGCCTGCACCGTGGCGAGGTCGATCCCGGTGCCCGCGGCGGCGGGCGCCGCCGCGTACGAGGCCGTCGCGGGGTCGAACGACAGCGTCGCGTCGACCGGCTCGCTGTAGAGCTGGGGGACGACCTCGCTGAGCGCCGCGGTCGCGGTCGCGGCGTCGAGTTCGACCTCTGCGCCGGTGGTCTGGAACCACGACGTCACGTTCCACATGGGGTGCTCGGCGAAAGCCGCCTCGGCCAGCGCCTGCGCATCGACGGTGGCGCCGAGTTCCGCGCCGGTCAGCTCGACCTCGCCGCCGTCGCCCGTGAGGACGACGGTGGTCTCTGCGAGGCTCTGCGCGATCGCGTCCTCAGCGGCTCCGGGGGTCAGCCAGCCCACCGGCACACCGGCGACGGTCGTCCCCGGTGCGATGAGCACGAGTGACGAGACCACGAGACCGACGACGGCGGTGCCGGCGGCGGCGCCGATCCACACCGCGGTGTGCTTCTTCTTCGCCTTCGGCTCGGCAGGAGCCCACGCGTAGACGGCGTCGTCCCCGGACGCCTCCTCGGCCTGTGACTCGGTCGCCACATCTGTCACGCCAACACCCCCGACTGTGATAAACGCTTCCCCCATGGTAGGCGACGGAGCCTGGTCGTGAGGTCACGGCCTCATCACGCACGAATCGCCGGTCACGCGCGTATTCACGCGGGTCGGCGTCGGCCCGGTCTCGCAGAGAAGGTCACAGTTTTGTAAACCCTCCGATCAAATTGGGTCCAACCGCTTGCGTGAAGTTAGTTCGTAAGGTCTACTAACAAACATGTCGAACCCCGAAGCGCAGCGCGGCGTGCCCGTCCTCGACCCGGCGCCGGCCTCCTCCGGCGCGTTCGCGCCCGGCCGGACGCTGCGGCAGGGACGCAAGGTGCTGCCCGAGCACGCGCGGGGTCACAACCGCTCGCTGGTGCTGCAGACGCTCTTCCACCAGGGCGCGATGAGCCGAGCCGACCTGGCCCGCGAGACCGGCCTCACCCGCGTCACGATCTCCGACCTCGTCGCCGAGCTCATCGCCGACGGCTTCGTCGTCGAACGAGGGGTGCGCGAGGCGTCCGGTCCGGGCAAGCCGGCGATCCTCGTCGACCTCGATCACGACGGCCACCGCATCGTGGGGCTCGACCTCTCGGGCAGCGACGCGTTCATCGGCGCGGTGCTGACCCTCGACGGCGGCATCGTCGCCCGGCGCGACGTCGCCCTTCCCGCCGATGAGGACGTCGTCGCGACCGTCGTGGAGCTCGCCCGCGCACTGGTGGCCGACTCCCGCGCGCCGGTGCTCGGCATCGGCGTGGGCACCCCCGGCGTGGTCGACGACCGCGGGGTCATCCTCACCGCACCCAACTTCGGCTGGGCCGGCTTCGACCTCGAGAGCGCGCTGCGCCAGGCGCTGGGGCTGCCCGTACTGGTCGCCAACGACGCGAACGCCGCGGTGCTGGCCGAGTACACCTTCGGCGGCGCGCCCGACGACGTGCTGCTGGTCAAAGTCGGACGAGGCGTCGGGTCGGGACTGCTGCTGGCGGGCCAGCCCATGCGGGGCAGTCGATTCGCCGCGGGTGAGATCGGCCACGTCACGGTGGGCACCGACGGTGGTCCCCGGTGCGCGTGCGGACGCGTCGGATGCCTCGAGGCGTGGCTCTCGGTCCCCTCGCTGTCGTCACGGCTGGCCGCGGCATCCGATCCCGACTCCCGTGAGGGCGTGCTGCGGGATGCGGGGGAGCGGCTCGGGATCGCGCTGGCGCCCGTGGTCGGCACGCTCGACGTGTCGGAGATCGTCCTCTCCGGCCCTCCTGAACTCCTCGGCGGGTCCCTCGCGGACCAGACCGTCGAGACCCTCCGCGCGCGCACGCTCTCGTCGTCCGACGACGCCGGCGTACGGGTGCGGATGACGGAGCAAGGCCAGGACATCGTCCTGCGCGGTGCCGCCGTCATGGTCCTGTCAGGCCAGCTCGGGGTGTCCTGACGGTGCTGTCCCTCCGGGCTCGTCCCGGAACCCCGATTCCCCCCGGATGGGTCACCCGGCCCACCCGAAACCGAAGAACACAGAGGAAACACCATGAAGAAGACGCTCGGAGCGGTGGCGCTGATCGGCGCCTCGGCTCTCCTGCTCGCCGGCTGCAGCGGTGCCGGCGGCGACGACAGCGGATCCGGCGACGGCGAGGGCGCCGAGATCCGGGTGTGGCTGAACGGCACCGACACCCCGCAGGAGGCGCGCGACTACCTGAAGGAGACCTTCGAGGAGGAGAACCCCGGCTCGACCCTCACGATCGAGGAGCAGAGCTGGGAGGGCCTCGTCGACCGCCTGACCACCAGCCTGTCCAGCTCGGACAGCCCCGACATCGTCGAGTTCGGCAACACGCAGGCCCCGGCCTTCACCTCGGTCGGTGCGCTCCTGGATCTGACCGACATGTACGAGGACCTGGGCGGCGACGACCTGCTGCCCGGTTTCGTGGAGAGCGGCTCGTACGAGGGCCAGTTCTACGCCCCGCCGCTGTACTCCGGCGCCCGCGTGGTCTTCGCGGACCCCGCCTTCGTCACCGAGGCGCCCGCCGACCTCGACGCGTACATCGCCCAGGCGAAGGAGCTCGCCGCGGCGAACCCCGGGAAGTCCGGCATCTACTTCGCCGGCCAGGACTGGTACAACGCCCTGCCCTTCATCTGGGAGAACGGCGGCGAGATCGCGGTGCAGGACGGCGACCAGTGGGATGCGCAGCTGAGCTCGCCCGAGTCGGTCGCCGGTATCGAGCAGGTGCAGGACCTCATGACCACCGCGTCGGCCGCACCGAAGGACGGCGACAACGCCGAGCCCTGGACCCCGTACTGCGAGGGTTCGGCGATCCAGTTCTCGGCCCCGAACTGGGCGCTGAGCCTGGCCAGCGAGTGCGAGACAGACGCGCCGCCGGCGGCGCCGTTCGTCTACGCCCTGCCGGGCGTGGACGGCGATCCGGCGCAGGTCTTCGCCGGCGGCTCGAACATCGGCATCTCGGCGAAGTCGGCCAACCCCGAGCTGGCCAAGAGCGCTCTCGAGATCATGATGAGCGACGAGTTCCAGACGATCTACGGCGAGAACGGGCTCATCCCCGCGAAGAAGTCGCTCGCCTCGACGCTCGGTGACACGCCGGAGGCGCTCGCCTTCGCGGAGGCCGCGGGCAACGCGAAGCTGACGCCGGCCTCGCCGAACTGGGCCGAGGTCGAGGCCTCGCGCATCCTGGAGGACTTCTTCGTCAAGGTCGCCCAGGGCGGAGACGTCGCGGCTCTCGCGGCGGAGGTCGACACGCAGATCGAGGACATCCTCAACGGCTGAACAGCGCTCAGGCGCTGACCCCGGTGCGGCGCGCGTTCCCTTGCGCGCCGCACCACCCGGGCCGGTGGCCTTCCGCCGCCGGCCCGACCCATGCCATCCGAGCCCGGCGTCAGTCACTCTGGAAACGAAGTACAGGAGTCACCATGTCCACCGCGTCTCCTCCGCTGCCCCCGGCGGTGAGCGGGATCGACGGGGAGCGGCTGATCGCACCCCCCGAGCCCGAGCGTCCGGCTCGCCGCCGCCTCATCCGCCCCGGCGGGTTCACTCCCTATGCACTGCTCACGCCCGCGCTCATCGTCCTGGCGGTGATCACCGGGTGGCCGCTGCTGCAGCTCATGATCATGTCGTTCCAGGAGTTCGGCCGCGCGCAGGTCTTCGGCGCCCCGCCGGAGTTCGTGGGCGTGGCCAACTACGCCGCGGTCCTCACCGACCCCTCCTTCTGGCAGGTCCTCGGCCGCTCCGTGGTCTTCGCGGCCGTCTGCGTCGTGCTGACGATGGCGCTCGGCGTCCTGGTCGCCCTCCTGATGCGCCGTCTCGGAGTGGTCCTTCGCACCCTGGTCTCGGTGGGACTCCTGCTCGCGTGGGCGATGCCGCCGCTGTCGGCCACCATCGTGTGGGGCTGGATCTTCGACACGCAGTACGGCGTCCTGAACCACGTGCTGGTCAACGTGTTCGGGCTGACGCAGTTCGAGGGCCACTCCTGGCTCATCGACCCGCTGAGCTTCTTCTTCGTCGCGACCATCGTCATCGTGTGGGGCGCCGTCCCGTTCGTGGCGTTCACCGTGTATGCGGGCCTGACCCAGGTGCCGGACGAGGTGCTCGAAGCCGCCCAGCTCGACGGCGCCGGCGCGTTCCAGCGGTTCCGCCTCGTGATCGTCCCGTTCATCCGCCCGGTGCTGGTGATCGTCACGATCCTGCAGATCATCTGGGACCTGCGCGTGTTCACGCAGATCTACGCTCTGCAGTCGATCGGCGGCCTGGCCGAGCAGACCAACACGCTCGGGGTGTACATCTACCGCGTGTCGCTGGGCTCCGGCGACTTCGGAACCGGCGGGGCGATCTCGGTGATCTTCGTGCTGATGCTCGCCGTGCTCTCGGTGTTCTACGTCCGCAGCAGCGTGAAGGAGGAGACGCTGTGACCACCGCTGCCGCACCCGAGGCACGCGCATCCCGCATGCCCGCACCCGCCGCGGTGCCGGCGTCCGAGCCCCGCCGGGGCGCCGAGCGCGCCCGTCGCCGCATCGGCTCGATCCTCGCCGGTGCCGCCGCGATCGCCGTGTTCGCGGCATCCGTCTTCCCGGTGTACTGGATGGTGAACACGTCGTTCCAGCCGAACGCCCAGGTGCGGGGGAGCGAGCTGCACTTCTGGCCGGACAACGGCACGCTCGAGAACTACGCGAACGTCATCTTCGACTCCTCGCGGGCGCCGTTCCTGCCGGCGCTCGCGAACTCGATCGCGGTGACGGCCATCACGGTCGTCGTCGCGCTCGTGTTCGCGTTCCTCGCCGCGCTCGCCGTCACACGCTTCCGCTTCCGCAGTCGGGCGGCCTTCATCGTGGCGATCCTCCTCGTGCAGATGATCCCCGCCGAGGCCATGATCATCTCGATCTTCCGCCTGGTCGACGGGTGGCAGATGCTCAACACCATCGCGGGACTGTCGGCGGTGTACATCGCCACCGTGCTGCCCTTCACGATCTGGACGCTGCGGGGATTCGTCAACGGCGTGCCGGCCGAGCTGGAAGAGGCGGCGATGATCGACGGACTCAGCCGCTCGCAGGCGTTCTGGCGCATCACGTTCCCGCTGCTGGCGCCCGGGCTCGTGGCCACCGGGATCTTCGGGTTCATCCAGGCGTGGAACGAGTTCCTCTTCGCCCTCGTGCTCAACCCGCGTCCCGAGGCGATGACGCTCCCGGTGTGGCTGCGCACGTTCCTCGACCCGAACGGCGGCATCAACTGGGCCGAGCTCATGGCGGGCTCCACCCTGGTGGCCATCCCCGTCGTGGTGTTCTTCCTCCTCGTGCAGAGCCGCATGACCAGCGGGCTCGTGGCGGGGGCGGTCAAGGGCTGATGCGCGCTCACGGTGCAGCCGACTTCCGCAGG from the Microbacterium atlanticum genome contains:
- a CDS encoding L,D-transpeptidase, coding for MTDVATESQAEEASGDDAVYAWAPAEPKAKKKHTAVWIGAAAGTAVVGLVVSSLVLIAPGTTVAGVPVGWLTPGAAEDAIAQSLAETTVVLTGDGGEVELTGAELGATVDAQALAEAAFAEHPMWNVTSWFQTTGAEVELDAATATAALSEVVPQLYSEPVDATLSFDPATASYAAAPAAAGTGIDLATVQAALQDALLSGAKSVDLAPVATEIPADISTETAQATAAQLNGMLDTAGFYVGEERTVPIDRATLAGWLSIAPDADNGAFEITADAAAIQTMVDGLPAAINRAAVNGAVITNSAGKVLREEAPGMSGREVGDTSGMASEAAAQLAAGNAVFQTPVTEIAPVVTTLARTVEVDLSSQTAHLFENGNLIRSYTISSGRDATPTPTGRFTVNAYTRIQDMGALCYNPAAQNSYCTEDVPWITWFAPDIAFHGASSFRSALGFQQSHGCVNMWDADAKFVYDWTARGTEVWVHS
- a CDS encoding ROK family transcriptional regulator, whose amino-acid sequence is MSNPEAQRGVPVLDPAPASSGAFAPGRTLRQGRKVLPEHARGHNRSLVLQTLFHQGAMSRADLARETGLTRVTISDLVAELIADGFVVERGVREASGPGKPAILVDLDHDGHRIVGLDLSGSDAFIGAVLTLDGGIVARRDVALPADEDVVATVVELARALVADSRAPVLGIGVGTPGVVDDRGVILTAPNFGWAGFDLESALRQALGLPVLVANDANAAVLAEYTFGGAPDDVLLVKVGRGVGSGLLLAGQPMRGSRFAAGEIGHVTVGTDGGPRCACGRVGCLEAWLSVPSLSSRLAAASDPDSREGVLRDAGERLGIALAPVVGTLDVSEIVLSGPPELLGGSLADQTVETLRARTLSSSDDAGVRVRMTEQGQDIVLRGAAVMVLSGQLGVS
- a CDS encoding extracellular solute-binding protein; protein product: MKKTLGAVALIGASALLLAGCSGAGGDDSGSGDGEGAEIRVWLNGTDTPQEARDYLKETFEEENPGSTLTIEEQSWEGLVDRLTTSLSSSDSPDIVEFGNTQAPAFTSVGALLDLTDMYEDLGGDDLLPGFVESGSYEGQFYAPPLYSGARVVFADPAFVTEAPADLDAYIAQAKELAAANPGKSGIYFAGQDWYNALPFIWENGGEIAVQDGDQWDAQLSSPESVAGIEQVQDLMTTASAAPKDGDNAEPWTPYCEGSAIQFSAPNWALSLASECETDAPPAAPFVYALPGVDGDPAQVFAGGSNIGISAKSANPELAKSALEIMMSDEFQTIYGENGLIPAKKSLASTLGDTPEALAFAEAAGNAKLTPASPNWAEVEASRILEDFFVKVAQGGDVAALAAEVDTQIEDILNG
- a CDS encoding carbohydrate ABC transporter permease, with amino-acid sequence MSTASPPLPPAVSGIDGERLIAPPEPERPARRRLIRPGGFTPYALLTPALIVLAVITGWPLLQLMIMSFQEFGRAQVFGAPPEFVGVANYAAVLTDPSFWQVLGRSVVFAAVCVVLTMALGVLVALLMRRLGVVLRTLVSVGLLLAWAMPPLSATIVWGWIFDTQYGVLNHVLVNVFGLTQFEGHSWLIDPLSFFFVATIVIVWGAVPFVAFTVYAGLTQVPDEVLEAAQLDGAGAFQRFRLVIVPFIRPVLVIVTILQIIWDLRVFTQIYALQSIGGLAEQTNTLGVYIYRVSLGSGDFGTGGAISVIFVLMLAVLSVFYVRSSVKEETL
- a CDS encoding carbohydrate ABC transporter permease; this translates as MPAPAAVPASEPRRGAERARRRIGSILAGAAAIAVFAASVFPVYWMVNTSFQPNAQVRGSELHFWPDNGTLENYANVIFDSSRAPFLPALANSIAVTAITVVVALVFAFLAALAVTRFRFRSRAAFIVAILLVQMIPAEAMIISIFRLVDGWQMLNTIAGLSAVYIATVLPFTIWTLRGFVNGVPAELEEAAMIDGLSRSQAFWRITFPLLAPGLVATGIFGFIQAWNEFLFALVLNPRPEAMTLPVWLRTFLDPNGGINWAELMAGSTLVAIPVVVFFLLVQSRMTSGLVAGAVKG